GTCACGCCTTCCACCTCGCGCAAATTGGCCCGGGACAGATTCGCGCCGGCCAGCGTCGCGCCCTCCAGATTCACGCCCTGCAGATTGGCGCCCCGGAGATCGGCCCGCGTCAGGTTCGAGCGGATCAGTATGGTCCCGAGCAACGTCGCCCCTTTCAGATCCGCGCCATGCAGATTGGCTCCCGTGAGATCCGCGTTGTCGAGCTGGGCGGAAAAGAGGGTGGCGCGCTCCAGATGCGCCCCCTGCAGGCGGGCGCCGCGCAGGTTCGCGCCGTCCAGGTTGGCGCGTTCCAGGCTCACCCCGCGCAGGTACTGCCCGTGCAGATCGACGGACGCAAGCTGCACCGAGGGCAGCTCGACCGGCCCGTAAAACAGCATTCCCCACACCACCGCACAACAGGCGAGCACCACCGCGGCCTGGCGCGTGCGCTGGTCCTGCCGCGCTTCTTCCCAGACGAACGGCCTCGGCTTCAGCCCGCGCAGCGTCGTCGCGCCGGTCTTGTAAAAGGCGATGCCGAGCCAGATGCTCGCGGCAAACAGGAGCAGATGATAGGCCGTAAACATCCCGTGATGCCGCGGCAGATAGCCCCACATGAAATAGAGGAGCGTGAGCGGGACGACGGCCCACGCGGTGAACAGCAGGACCAGACGCTGCAGCCTGAAAAACGGGATCGGCGTGTCTTCCAGCTGGGGGATGTGCGAACGGATCAGGCCGTTCATCAGCCAGGGAAACACCTTTTTGTCCACCGACTTCCCGTCCGGAAAGACGGCGGGGAACAGCGCCAGATCCTCCCAGAGCCGCTGGATGTACAGATGGAGGAAGACGAACAGGAGAAACACCGCCATCGGGCCGACCAGGTAAAAGCCGGCGATCGGAATCAGGGTGCCGATGATCGGAAGCGGGGCGGAGGCCGTAGTGGTGATGAGGTGGATGTCCTGCGTCGAAACCACCCCCAGCCAGCTGTACAGACAGCAGACCAGCATCGCCAGGTAGAGCTGGCTCGCTTTGCGGGAGCCGGCCTCGACGTGGCTGAGCCAGTCCAGCTTCTCGATCCCCTCCGGCAGCTCCGCGCCGGACACGTTGGCCCCGCGCAGCTGATTGATCTGCAAGCCGCGGGCGCCCGTCACGTTGGCCTCGAGCAGGTTCGCTTCGTGGAGCACCGCGTGCGTGAGCACCGCGTTATGCAGGTTGGCGCGGACGAGGTTCGTGCCCTGCATGTTCGCCAGCGAAAGCCGCGCCTCTTGCAGGTTCGCGCGGGTCATGTTCGCCTTCTGCAGGCTCGCCTCACGCAGGTTGGCCCGAAACAGGTTGGCCTGGGTGAGGTTCGCGCCCTGGAGGTTCGCCAGCGAGAGGCGCGCGCTCTGCAACTCGGTTTCCCACAGACTCGCTTTCTGGAGATTGGCGCCGCCGAGCAGGCTGCCCTGCAAGTTGGCCTTTGACAGACTCGCCCCCTGCAGATTGGCCTTCGACAGGTTGGCCTGATACAGATTGGCCTCGGACAGATTCACCCCGTGGAGATCCAGCCCCCCCAGATTGACGCGTTCCAGATTGGCGCGCCGGCCCGATTTGCCGGCGGTATCCACCCACGCCCGATGCTCCTCGAGCAACCGGTTCAACTCGGCCGTCGAGATCTCGATAAAGAAGGTCGGTTCGGAATCGTAGTCGGCGGGTGGGGTACGGCCCACTCCTTTCGCGTTGGGGTCGCTATCCATGTACTGCGGGCAGGAGAAATCGATGATACGGAAGGCCCGAACAGGTGGGTGAACTACCGTGGTATGTTCAATTCGTTCCGACTCGCCGGCCTTGCAGTATATTCCGTCAGTTCCATGTTCATGGTTCATGGTTCAAGGTTTTGTCGGTCCATGCCTTGAACCTTAATCCCTGATCCATAAACCCGCTTTCCATGCTCGCTCCATCCAACCCCGCGCTCGCTGCCCTGTTGAACGACGAGCGCGAAGCGCTGATGCGCCTCCGCGCGCTGTTGAGCCGCACCGACGAGGACCCGCAGACGCTGAGCCGGCTGGACGATATCCTCGCCAACCTCGACGCGCTGTTCCTCGTCGTGGTCGTGGGCGAGTTCAACGCCGGCAAATCCTCGGTGCTCAACGCGCTGTTCGGGGAGAAAATCATGGAGGAGGGGCCCATCCCGACGACGGCCAAGGTGACGGTCATCCGGCACGGCGAGGCCCGGATGGATCGGCAGGTGTCCGAGTACCTCGTCGAGCGCCGGCATCCCTCCCCGCTGCTCCGCACCATGAACCTGGTGGACACGCCGGGCACGAATTCGATCATCCGCGAACACGAGACCATCACGGAAAACTTCATCCCGCGCGCGGACCTCGTCCTCTTCATCACGTCGTTCGACCGCCCGCTGTCGGAATCCGAGCGCACCTTCCTCTCCTTCATCCGCGAGTCGTGGGGCAAACGGCTCGTGTTCGTGGTCAACAAGGTGGATATGGCGCGCACCGAGGAGACGTTGCAGCAGGTGCTGGAACATGTGGCCAGCGGATGCCGCGACGTGCTCCATTTTTCGCCGCCCATCTTCCCGGTCAGCGCCGAGATGGCGTACCAGGCGAAAGAGATGCCCGCCGGCCCGGAGCGCGACGCGCTCTGGGAGAAGAGCCGCTTCGGCGCCTTCGAGGCCTTCGTCACGGAGATCCTCGGCGACACGGAGCGGCTCGCCCTCAAGTTCAACGCGCCCCTCGA
Above is a genomic segment from Rhodothermales bacterium containing:
- a CDS encoding pentapeptide repeat-containing protein, with translation MDSDPNAKGVGRTPPADYDSEPTFFIEISTAELNRLLEEHRAWVDTAGKSGRRANLERVNLGGLDLHGVNLSEANLYQANLSKANLQGASLSKANLQGSLLGGANLQKASLWETELQSARLSLANLQGANLTQANLFRANLREASLQKANMTRANLQEARLSLANMQGTNLVRANLHNAVLTHAVLHEANLLEANVTGARGLQINQLRGANVSGAELPEGIEKLDWLSHVEAGSRKASQLYLAMLVCCLYSWLGVVSTQDIHLITTTASAPLPIIGTLIPIAGFYLVGPMAVFLLFVFLHLYIQRLWEDLALFPAVFPDGKSVDKKVFPWLMNGLIRSHIPQLEDTPIPFFRLQRLVLLFTAWAVVPLTLLYFMWGYLPRHHGMFTAYHLLLFAASIWLGIAFYKTGATTLRGLKPRPFVWEEARQDQRTRQAAVVLACCAVVWGMLFYGPVELPSVQLASVDLHGQYLRGVSLERANLDGANLRGARLQGAHLERATLFSAQLDNADLTGANLHGADLKGATLLGTILIRSNLTRADLRGANLQGVNLEGATLAGANLSRANLREVEGVTIAELCKARSVLGAEMDAELVGQVTTACVELLMGGQEARPATPER